The Lathyrus oleraceus cultivar Zhongwan6 chromosome 5, CAAS_Psat_ZW6_1.0, whole genome shotgun sequence genome includes the window GACTATTACATCACAGTTTTAGAGCTTTACTCCTCCATTTTGATGATACATCTGATGGACTCCCCTTTCAACATGTAATCAAAAGCTTTGTTAATCTCTGAGAATGGTACTGTGTGAGTTATGAATTTCTCCAGCTCCAGCTCCTGCAGTAAGTATCACAGTAACATCACATTAACAACACAAATAACATATCATTCTGCAATACTAGATAATCCGCCTAATGCACTGCATAATCCAACATATATAGAATCTTACCCCCTTCATGTACTTCTCAACAACATTGGGAAGATCAGTGCGGGGCTTGTAGTTGCCATAGAAGGTACCCTTAAGCGTCCTCTCATTCAAGAAATTCATAGGATGAGTTTTGAAGGCATCATCTTTGCTTGGCACTCCAACAAGTACAGCAACACCCCAACCCTTAGAAATAATAACAAGTCAAGGTTCAGCTTTTGCCTGGTAAGATTTATAATTTCTTTAGCAACAAGAGTAAATGAATTTTATTTTGCATACATCATGAACACATTCGAATGCTGAGATCATGGCCTGGATGCTACCGGTACATTCAACAGCTCGATCTACACCTCCATTCGTCATTTCAGCAATTACCTGAAAACCAATTTTCACATCTCAATCTCTTTGTATAAACAAAAACATTATAATCCATAGCATCATACTCAAAAATTATAATAGAAAAGAGAAATATAATAAATTATCAATGAACTAACCTGTTGCACAGGTTTGTCGTGCTCTTTTGGGTTTACGAACTCATTTACCCCAAACTTCTTAGCTGCCAACATGAAAAGAATAGGAATTGCCGTCAACAAAAGAACATTCATTGAATTTATGTTGATCCGAATCATCAAGGATTTCAGAGAAGTTAAAAGCGTTGTACCTAATTCAAATCGGCTGGAAACTAAATCAACTCCAATGATTCTTGATGCACCAGAAATTCTTGCCCCTTCAGCAGCCTATATTATGGTTTAAAGAGAAGAGCAGATTTTAATATTGGCTCATTTCATTTCCAATCATAACTGCAAAAGTAACACACGTATACAGATAAAGGTATAAGAGTAACATACAGCAAGACCAACAGCTCCAAGTCCAAAGATAGCAACAGAAGAGCCAGGTTTTGGTTTTGCAACATTGATGGTAGCACCAAGACCTATGAGCATCAATGCAAATTGGATTAGGAAAACATAGATTCAGCCTAGTTATATATTAATGTCTGAAGTTAGAGATGTTGTATATATATACCAGTGCATATTCCACAGCTGAGAATACAAACTTTGTCAAGCGGTGCATCAGGATTGATCTTTGCAACACAACCAGCATGAACCACAGTGTATTCGCTGAACGTGGAGGTGCCGACGAAATGGTGTACAGGTTGTCCCTTAATAGAGAATCTGGACTTGTTGTCATTGAGCATTACACCTCTATCTGTGTTGATCCTAAGAAGATCACACATGTTGCTTTCCTCTGACTTACAATGTGGACATTCCCCACATTCCCCCGTGAATACCGGCAGAGCATGATCCCCTGGTTTAAGATGTGTCACACCCTCACCTACACTCTCCACAATCCTGATCAACATTATCCCAACAATTATCAATAACATTCATTCACATTACATACTAAATTACTAAGATAATCAAATGCTTCAATCAATAATATATAAGACAAAGATATATAATATGTGTGATTTAACTTTCAGTGTTGAGAAGAGAAGCATACCCTCCAGCTTCATGACCAAATATACGAGGAAACAATGGAGTCTGACCCTGAAACAAGGGGAAAAAAGAAAACCATTTTAAGCTATTGCGATTCATAACAACAGGAAGAAACAGAACACACTATTTTGATTATAATTTACCTTAGCTTCCCAGAAGTAAACATCAGTGTGGCAAAGGGAGGTGAAGAGTATCTTGAGACGAACTTCACCTGCCTGCGGTGGCGCCACCTCTACTTCTTCAATCACCAACGGCTTCCCAGCCTCCCATGCAACCGCAGCTACAAGTATAATACAAGTTTTCAAAACACAATGAAATGGAGCGATGATTAAAACATAGTAGGAAACAAAAAGAAGGAGATGGTTTACCTCTGCACTTGATGATCTGACCAACTGTGTTCGACATGATTGATTAACTTAACAAACGAGTGAGTTGTTTTGTTTCTTTGCTTAGGTATGTATGTAAGTGTGGAATGAAGTGCTTGTGAGTGAACTCTATTTATAATAGTAGTAGTATGGGAAAGGAAAGGAAACAGGGACAAACTTTGTTTAAATAGAATACCGCTTTTGGTTTGTTTCAATTCCAGGCGGCGGGCGCCTTTTGGGTTTGACTAACCGGACCAGACACCAACTGTAGCTGATGGTTTTCGAATCTTCTTTTCTTTTTATATTTGGTGTCCAGAAAGATGAACATATTTATATTGTAGATTTGATagtgaataaataaataaaatataaagtGATCAATGAATCTAGAAAAGAATACAAAGCACACATATTCTATAAAAAACTTcacataatttttaaaatattttacTTTTCTTACTATTTTTTCATATATTCTTGTTGCCTTGAGTGTGACAGTATTGTTTTTCTTAAGCTCTTTCCCCTAGTGGGAAGTGTGGCCTATCAAGTAGTTGGTTTATACT containing:
- the LOC127082490 gene encoding alcohol dehydrogenase 1 isoform X2 — translated: MSNTVGQIIKCRAAVAWEAGKPLVIEEVEVAPPQAGEVRLKILFTSLCHTDVYFWEAKGQTPLFPRIFGHEAGGIVESVGEGVTHLKPGDHALPVFTGECGECPHCKSEESNMCDLLRINTDRGVMLNDNKSRFSIKGQPVHHFVGTSTFSEYTVVHAGCVAKINPDAPLDKVCILSCGICTGLGATINVAKPKPGSSVAIFGLGAVGLAAAEGARISGASRIIGVDLVSSRFELAKKFGVNEFVNPKEHDKPVQQVIAEMTNGGVDRAVECTGSIQAMISAFECVHDGWGVAVLVGVPSKDDAFKTHPMNFLNERTLKGTFYGNYKPRTDLPNVVEKYMKGELELEKFITHTVPFSEINKAFDYMLKGESIRCIIKMEELNSRV
- the LOC127082490 gene encoding alcohol dehydrogenase 1 isoform X1; this encodes MSNTVGQIIKCRAAVAWEAGKPLVIEEVEVAPPQAGEVRLKILFTSLCHTDVYFWEAKGQTPLFPRIFGHEAGGIVESVGEGVTHLKPGDHALPVFTGECGECPHCKSEESNMCDLLRINTDRGVMLNDNKSRFSIKGQPVHHFVGTSTFSEYTVVHAGCVAKINPDAPLDKVCILSCGICTGLGATINVAKPKPGSSVAIFGLGAVGLAAAEGARISGASRIIGVDLVSSRFELGTTLLTSLKSLMIRININSMNVLLLTAIPILFMLAAKKFGVNEFVNPKEHDKPVQQVIAEMTNGGVDRAVECTGSIQAMISAFECVHDGWGVAVLVGVPSKDDAFKTHPMNFLNERTLKGTFYGNYKPRTDLPNVVEKYMKGELELEKFITHTVPFSEINKAFDYMLKGESIRCIIKMEELNSRV